A region from the Vibrio sp. SS-MA-C1-2 genome encodes:
- the rep gene encoding DNA helicase Rep: MRLNPRQNEAVNYISGPCLVLAGAGSGKTRVITNKIAYLVQQCGYKPRQIAAVTFTNKAAREMKERVGQTLGKKESRGLIVSTFHTLGLEIIKREHKALALKANFSLFDDQDQLALLKELTEEQLDNDKDLLRQLMTTISNWKNNLFNPDQAKATASSEQEHTFAACYAAYHKQMRAYNALDFDDLITLPVLLLKQNQTVRERWQKRIQYLLVDEYQDTNTSQYELVKLIAGARERFTVVGDDDQSIYSWRGARPQNLMLLQQDYPSLRVIKLEQNYRSTSRILRSANILIANNPHLFEKTLFSEIPDGSELKVLVAKDEEHEAERVIGELIAHHFVGRTQYKDYAILYRGNHQSRLFEKALMQNRIPYKISGGTSFFSRVEIKDMMAYLKVLTNPDDDNAFLRIVNTPRREIGPVTLEKLGSYANMRGKSLFEASFEIGLEQHLSGRGLESLRRFTRWIVELADNAERGDTVDAVRSLVRDINYEDWLYETSTSPKAAEMRMKNVSDLYGWIVADLEGDNYDQEVKTLKEVVQRLTLRDMMERGEDDEESDQVQLMTLHASKGLEFPYVYLIGMEEGILPHQTSIDEENVEEERRLAYVGITRAQKELVFTLCRERRQFGELIKPEPSRFLEELPQDDLNWERQKPKQTAEQRMESGKSHIANLRAAMFKK; encoded by the coding sequence ATGAGACTTAACCCTCGACAAAATGAAGCTGTGAACTATATTTCAGGACCTTGTTTAGTTCTGGCTGGAGCGGGTTCAGGTAAAACACGTGTTATCACCAATAAAATTGCTTACTTAGTTCAGCAATGTGGTTATAAACCTCGTCAAATTGCAGCGGTCACGTTTACTAATAAAGCCGCAAGAGAGATGAAAGAGCGTGTGGGGCAAACCTTAGGAAAAAAAGAGTCTCGTGGCTTGATTGTCTCGACTTTTCATACCTTAGGTTTAGAGATTATTAAACGAGAACATAAGGCGCTGGCTTTAAAAGCTAATTTTTCTCTTTTTGACGATCAAGATCAGTTGGCATTATTAAAAGAATTGACCGAAGAGCAGCTAGATAACGATAAAGATCTTCTTAGGCAATTAATGACGACGATCTCTAATTGGAAAAATAACTTATTTAACCCAGATCAAGCAAAAGCAACCGCAAGTTCAGAGCAAGAACATACGTTTGCAGCTTGTTATGCGGCATACCATAAACAGATGCGTGCTTATAATGCATTAGACTTTGATGATCTTATTACGCTGCCAGTCTTGCTTTTAAAACAGAACCAGACAGTCAGAGAACGCTGGCAAAAGCGCATTCAATATTTACTCGTCGATGAGTATCAAGATACCAACACCAGTCAATATGAGTTGGTTAAGTTGATAGCGGGAGCCCGTGAACGTTTTACGGTAGTGGGGGATGATGATCAGTCTATTTATTCATGGCGTGGTGCTCGTCCGCAAAACTTAATGTTATTACAACAGGATTATCCTAGTTTACGGGTGATCAAGCTAGAGCAAAATTATCGCTCGACTAGTCGTATTCTGCGTTCTGCTAATATTTTAATTGCTAATAACCCCCACCTTTTTGAGAAGACGCTCTTTTCTGAAATTCCTGATGGCAGTGAACTAAAAGTGCTGGTGGCAAAAGATGAAGAGCATGAAGCAGAAAGAGTGATTGGGGAGCTGATTGCTCATCACTTTGTGGGACGAACTCAATATAAAGATTACGCGATCCTCTATCGTGGCAACCATCAATCTCGCCTGTTTGAAAAAGCATTAATGCAAAATCGCATCCCTTATAAAATTTCTGGCGGTACCTCTTTTTTCTCTCGAGTCGAGATTAAAGACATGATGGCTTATTTGAAAGTATTGACTAACCCTGATGATGATAACGCTTTTTTAAGAATCGTGAATACGCCTCGACGCGAAATAGGGCCTGTGACCTTAGAGAAGCTCGGCAGTTATGCCAATATGCGTGGTAAAAGTTTATTTGAAGCGAGCTTTGAAATTGGTTTAGAACAACATCTGTCAGGTCGAGGTTTAGAATCTCTTCGTCGTTTTACTCGTTGGATTGTTGAATTAGCCGACAATGCAGAGCGCGGTGATACGGTAGATGCGGTGCGCTCATTAGTCCGTGATATTAATTATGAAGATTGGCTTTATGAAACCTCAACCAGTCCTAAAGCGGCTGAGATGCGGATGAAAAATGTGTCTGATCTCTATGGTTGGATTGTGGCTGATCTAGAGGGTGATAATTATGACCAAGAGGTTAAAACCTTAAAAGAGGTGGTTCAACGGCTTACTTTGCGAGATATGATGGAACGAGGTGAAGATGATGAAGAGAGTGATCAAGTACAGCTAATGACTTTACACGCTTCAAAAGGATTAGAGTTTCCTTATGTCTATCTGATCGGAATGGAGGAGGGAATATTACCTCACCAGACCAGCATTGATGAAGAGAATGTTGAAGAGGAGCGTCGTCTCGCTTATGTCGGTATTACTCGTGCTCAAAAAGAGTTAGTGTTTACTCTCTGCCGTGAGCGTCGTCAGTTCGGTGAATTAATTAAACCTGAGCCAAGCCGATTTTTAGAAGAACTGCCACAAGATGATCTTAATTGGGAACGTCAAAAGCCAAAACAGACAGCAGAGCAGCGAATGGAGAGCGGAAAAAGCCACATTGCTAACTTAAGAGCGGCGATGTTTAAGAAATAA
- a CDS encoding TetR/AcrR family transcriptional regulator, whose protein sequence is MSDKRQRILTATEALLAEHGFHGLSMQMVAKKADVAIGTIYRYFSDKDDLIEQLHQHLIAIIATEVQKNVTDDLSLKMQYRTMWLNTWHFTNSNRSPMLTRNQFKNLPCGNKPTRKQTEIQHFDKVRNFYNEGLELGLFKPLPIEILATLSLETSASLARKQVQNIVEVTEPELDLVIESTWQSILK, encoded by the coding sequence ATGAGCGACAAACGCCAAAGGATTCTAACCGCAACAGAAGCGCTACTGGCAGAACATGGTTTTCATGGTCTATCAATGCAAATGGTAGCAAAAAAAGCAGATGTTGCGATTGGCACTATCTATCGTTATTTTTCTGACAAAGATGATCTTATTGAGCAACTTCATCAACACCTCATAGCAATCATTGCTACCGAGGTCCAGAAAAATGTCACTGATGATCTTTCATTAAAAATGCAGTATCGCACTATGTGGCTAAATACTTGGCATTTTACTAATTCGAATCGATCACCAATGTTAACCAGAAATCAGTTTAAAAACTTGCCATGTGGTAATAAGCCCACAAGAAAACAGACTGAGATCCAACACTTCGATAAGGTAAGAAATTTCTATAATGAAGGTCTTGAGCTTGGCTTGTTTAAACCCCTTCCTATAGAAATTTTAGCGACATTAAGCCTAGAAACTAGTGCTTCACTTGCAAGAAAACAGGTTCAAAATATTGTTGAGGTTACCGAACCAGAGCTTGATTTAGTTATTGAAAGCACTTGGCAAAGTATTCTTAAATAA
- a CDS encoding efflux RND transporter periplasmic adaptor subunit — protein sequence MKKWTFVMLLVVLLLFGSVIGFNMFKQKKIAEYMANMPEPEFPVTIIETAKTDWIPTIEAIGFIEPNQGVTLTSETSGIIDSIDFESGATVKANQQLVTLDSTVEIANLKSAEARKPAARAKYQRYQGLYKKGSISKEALDEAEADYNSLAADIEALKATIARRTIAAPFSGIVGIRNVFLGEYLQPGTDIVRLEDTSVMRLRFTIPQTKISAIHLGQQVKIVVDSYPDMMFTGSINTIEPAVNFQSGLIQVQAEIPNNNGKLRSGMFARANVILPTIHSQVVIPQTAINFTLYGDNVYVVSEKEGERRVSQRVVKVGERIGSVAHVIEGLKVGETVVTTGQVRLSNDAKVRIVESDATTPPAETPML from the coding sequence ATGAAGAAGTGGACCTTCGTAATGTTATTAGTGGTATTACTGCTATTTGGTAGTGTAATTGGTTTCAATATGTTTAAGCAGAAAAAAATTGCTGAATATATGGCGAATATGCCTGAACCCGAGTTCCCTGTAACCATTATTGAGACAGCAAAAACAGATTGGATTCCAACCATTGAAGCGATCGGCTTTATTGAACCAAATCAAGGTGTCACACTCACCTCTGAAACTAGCGGTATTATTGATAGCATCGACTTTGAGTCTGGTGCGACAGTAAAGGCTAACCAACAATTAGTGACGCTAGATTCAACGGTTGAAATAGCGAATTTAAAAAGTGCTGAAGCAAGAAAACCAGCTGCACGAGCTAAATATCAACGCTATCAAGGTCTCTATAAAAAAGGCTCGATCTCTAAAGAAGCATTAGATGAAGCAGAAGCAGATTACAACTCTCTTGCTGCCGATATCGAAGCCCTTAAAGCAACCATTGCCCGTCGTACTATTGCAGCACCATTTTCAGGTATCGTAGGTATCCGTAATGTATTCTTAGGTGAATATTTACAGCCAGGTACAGATATTGTGCGTCTTGAAGATACGAGTGTAATGCGCCTGCGCTTTACCATTCCACAAACAAAAATCTCAGCGATTCATTTAGGCCAGCAAGTTAAAATTGTTGTCGATTCATACCCCGATATGATGTTCACCGGTTCAATTAACACCATTGAACCTGCCGTTAACTTCCAAAGCGGTCTAATCCAAGTACAGGCTGAGATCCCAAATAATAACGGCAAATTACGTTCAGGTATGTTCGCACGCGCCAATGTTATTTTACCGACTATTCACTCGCAAGTTGTCATTCCTCAAACGGCAATCAACTTTACCCTTTATGGCGACAATGTTTATGTTGTTTCTGAAAAAGAGGGCGAGCGTCGTGTTTCTCAACGTGTAGTGAAGGTAGGTGAACGTATCGGTTCTGTTGCGCACGTCATTGAAGGTTTAAAGGTTGGCGAAACGGTTGTGACAACGGGACAAGTTCGTTTAAGTAATGATGCAAAAGTGCGTATTGTTGAAAGCGATGCAACTACACCACCAGCTGAAACACCGATGCTGTAA
- a CDS encoding multidrug efflux RND transporter permease subunit: protein MRFTDVFIKRPILAISISFLIALLGMQALFKMQVREYPEMTNTVVTVTTSYYGASADLIQGFITQPLEQAVAQADNIDYMTSQSVLGTSTITVNMKLNTDPNAALSDILAKTNSVRSQLPKESEDPTVTMSTGSTTAVLYIGFTSDELVSSQITDYLERVVNPQLFSVSGVSKVDIYGGMKYALRVWLDPGKMAAFDLTATDVMSVLNANNYQSATGQAVGEFVLYNGSLDSQVSSADELSNLVVKSKDGDVIRLGDIAKVSLEKSHDVYRARANGQEAVVAAINAAPSANPINIAADVLDMLPQIEKNLPSNINMNVMYDSTIAINESINEVMKTIAEAALIVLVVITLFLGSFRAVIIPIVTIPLSLIGVAMVMQMMGFSWNLMTLLAMVLAIGLVVDDAIVVLENVDRHIKLGETPFRAAIIGTREIAVPVIAMTLTLGAVYAPIAMMGGVTGSLFKEFALTLAGAVFVSGIVALTLSPMMCSQMLKANAEPNKFEKAVHNFLDKMTNRYARMLTAVMNRRPVIIAFSIFVFASLPILFKFIPSELAPSEDKGAVMLMATGPSNANLDYLQNTMDSVSDVLSAQPEVGYAQIFTGVPNSNQAFGIASMVPWSEREASQAEVTKRVGELVKDTPAMKVTAFQMPELPGAGSGLPIQFVITTPNSFESLFQITSDILTEVKTSPLFVYSDLDLNYDSATMKIKIDKDKAGAYGVTMQDIGITLSTMMSDGYVNRIDLNGRSYEVIPQVERKYRLNPESMNSYYVRAADGFAVPLSNLVTIDVVAEPRSLPHFNQLNSATIGAVPSPGVAMGDAVAWFEDIAAQKLPNGYSHDYMGESRQYVTEGSALYATFGLALAIIFLVLAIQFESIRDPLVIMVSVPLAICGALIVLAWGTASMNIYSQVGLITLVGLITKHGILICEVAKEEQLHHGKNRLDAVMEAAKVRLRPILMTTAAMIAGLIPLMYATGAGAAQRFSIGVVIVSGLAIGTLFTLFVLPVIYSYLASEHKPLPVFEENEETK from the coding sequence ATGCGTTTTACTGATGTATTTATCAAACGACCGATATTAGCGATCTCCATCAGCTTCTTGATTGCTCTGCTTGGTATGCAAGCTCTATTCAAAATGCAGGTGCGTGAGTACCCAGAGATGACGAATACCGTCGTCACGGTTACGACCAGCTACTACGGTGCAAGTGCTGACTTAATTCAGGGGTTTATTACTCAACCTTTGGAACAAGCCGTCGCTCAGGCAGATAATATTGATTACATGACCTCCCAATCGGTATTGGGGACGTCAACAATTACCGTCAATATGAAGTTGAACACCGATCCGAATGCGGCACTGTCAGATATCTTGGCAAAAACAAACTCTGTTCGTTCTCAGCTACCTAAAGAGTCTGAAGATCCCACCGTTACAATGTCGACCGGTTCGACAACGGCGGTACTTTATATCGGCTTTACCAGTGATGAATTAGTATCAAGCCAGATCACCGATTACTTAGAGCGAGTTGTCAATCCTCAACTTTTCTCTGTTAGTGGCGTATCTAAAGTTGATATCTATGGCGGTATGAAATATGCCCTTCGTGTTTGGTTAGACCCAGGCAAAATGGCGGCATTTGATCTGACGGCAACTGATGTAATGTCAGTACTGAATGCCAACAACTATCAGTCAGCAACGGGTCAAGCGGTTGGTGAGTTTGTACTTTATAACGGCAGTTTAGATTCTCAGGTCTCATCTGCAGATGAACTCAGTAATCTTGTCGTTAAAAGTAAAGATGGTGATGTTATTCGCCTTGGCGATATTGCTAAAGTGAGCTTAGAAAAGAGTCATGATGTGTATCGTGCTCGTGCGAATGGTCAAGAAGCCGTTGTTGCAGCAATCAATGCGGCACCAAGTGCGAACCCGATCAATATCGCAGCTGATGTCTTGGATATGTTACCTCAAATAGAGAAAAATCTACCAAGCAACATCAATATGAATGTAATGTATGACTCAACGATTGCAATCAATGAGTCAATTAATGAAGTTATGAAAACCATCGCAGAAGCGGCATTGATCGTTCTTGTGGTTATCACTCTCTTCTTGGGTTCATTCCGTGCTGTTATCATCCCAATCGTCACTATTCCGCTTTCACTGATTGGTGTTGCGATGGTGATGCAGATGATGGGTTTCTCATGGAACTTAATGACACTGCTTGCGATGGTACTTGCTATCGGTTTGGTTGTTGATGATGCTATCGTTGTTTTAGAGAACGTTGATCGACACATTAAACTGGGTGAAACACCCTTTAGAGCCGCGATTATCGGTACTCGTGAGATAGCCGTTCCTGTTATTGCAATGACCCTAACATTAGGTGCCGTATATGCGCCAATCGCGATGATGGGTGGGGTAACCGGTTCACTATTTAAAGAATTTGCATTAACCCTTGCAGGTGCAGTTTTTGTATCAGGTATTGTTGCGTTAACGCTCTCTCCAATGATGTGTTCTCAAATGCTTAAAGCAAATGCAGAACCAAATAAGTTTGAGAAAGCGGTACACAACTTCCTTGATAAGATGACGAACCGTTATGCGCGTATGCTCACTGCGGTAATGAACCGTCGTCCTGTTATTATTGCATTCTCTATCTTTGTATTTGCATCACTACCAATTCTGTTTAAGTTTATCCCTAGTGAATTAGCCCCATCAGAAGATAAAGGTGCTGTAATGTTGATGGCAACAGGTCCATCAAATGCCAACTTAGATTATCTGCAAAATACCATGGACTCTGTGAGTGATGTGTTATCAGCGCAACCTGAAGTTGGTTATGCCCAGATATTTACCGGCGTACCCAACTCAAATCAAGCGTTTGGTATCGCATCGATGGTTCCTTGGAGCGAACGTGAAGCAAGTCAGGCTGAAGTAACAAAACGAGTAGGTGAACTAGTTAAAGATACTCCAGCAATGAAGGTAACGGCATTCCAGATGCCAGAACTTCCTGGTGCTGGCTCAGGTCTACCGATTCAATTTGTTATCACTACTCCGAATAGCTTTGAAAGCTTGTTCCAAATTACATCTGATATTTTAACAGAAGTAAAAACAAGCCCACTCTTTGTCTATTCAGATCTAGACCTTAATTACGATTCGGCAACGATGAAAATTAAGATCGATAAAGATAAAGCGGGTGCTTATGGCGTTACGATGCAGGATATCGGGATTACATTAAGTACCATGATGTCTGATGGTTATGTTAACCGTATCGATTTAAATGGTCGATCTTATGAAGTTATTCCTCAGGTAGAACGTAAGTATCGTTTAAACCCGGAGTCAATGAACAGTTATTATGTTCGTGCTGCGGATGGATTTGCCGTTCCATTGAGTAACTTAGTGACTATTGACGTTGTAGCAGAACCTCGTTCTCTTCCACATTTTAATCAATTAAACTCAGCAACTATTGGTGCTGTACCTTCACCAGGTGTTGCTATGGGTGATGCTGTGGCATGGTTTGAAGATATCGCAGCCCAGAAGTTACCAAATGGCTATAGCCATGACTACATGGGTGAATCTCGCCAATATGTAACAGAGGGTAGCGCTCTATACGCGACCTTTGGTTTAGCGCTTGCGATTATCTTCTTAGTATTAGCGATTCAGTTTGAATCAATCCGAGATCCACTGGTTATCATGGTTTCTGTACCATTGGCGATTTGTGGTGCATTGATTGTTCTTGCTTGGGGTACCGCCTCAATGAACATCTATTCTCAGGTTGGTTTAATTACCTTGGTTGGTCTAATTACTAAACACGGTATTTTGATTTGTGAAGTAGCAAAAGAAGAGCAACTACATCACGGAAAGAATCGTTTAGATGCCGTCATGGAAGCTGCGAAGGTTCGTCTTCGCCCAATATTGATGACAACCGCAGCAATGATTGCAGGTCTGATCCCATTGATGTATGCGACAGGTGCGGGTGCCGCTCAGCGCTTTAGTATTGGTGTGGTTATCGTATCAGGATTAGCGATTGGTACATTGTTTACATTATTTGTACTGCCTGTTATCTACAGTTACTTAGCAAGTGAGCATAAGCCACTGCCAGTGTTTGAAGAAAATGAAGAGACAAAGTAA
- the ubiK gene encoding ubiquinone biosynthesis accessory factor UbiK, with protein MFDPKKLEQVAKQIHEAMPKPVKDLGNDVELKVRQVIQAQVGKLDVVNREEFDVQTQVLLRTRQKVTELEKKLAEIEEKIAGKSAE; from the coding sequence ATGTTTGATCCAAAAAAATTAGAGCAAGTTGCTAAACAGATCCACGAAGCAATGCCAAAACCCGTAAAAGATTTAGGTAATGATGTTGAGCTAAAAGTTCGCCAAGTGATTCAAGCTCAAGTGGGCAAATTAGATGTAGTTAACCGTGAAGAGTTTGATGTTCAGACTCAAGTTCTACTTCGTACTCGTCAGAAAGTGACCGAACTAGAAAAAAAACTAGCAGAGATTGAAGAAAAAATTGCTGGAAAAAGTGCAGAATAA